In the Chitinivibrionales bacterium genome, GCCGAGCGTGTAGCCGGGTTCCGTCGCATGCAGCGTGTCCACCACGGCCGCGAGTTTTTCCAGTTTGGTCTGGAATTCGGGCGCCTTTTGAGCGACCGTCCCCCCCGAGCTGCGCGAAAGCGGCTGCAGGAGTATAACAGAGGCAACGCCGTTGATTGAAACATGGAGCAGATAGAACTGCGACGATATGCCTGTCATGTTAATGGACGTGGAGTAGTTGCCCTTGGACTGGGGGCTGTTCATCAGGTCTTTCACAAACCGGCCGGCCAGATCGTAAAGGCTCATTTTCACCCATGCCTTGTCCTGGGGTACGCTGAACAACACTTTGCCGCTCACATACTCGGGCTTCGAGAATGCGTCGCCGCGTATTACCAGGCTTGGGACAATGGTGCTGACGTTGCACGCGGTCCCCGTTCCGAGATGATATTGCCCGTTGGCGTCGGTGGTGGTATAGTACGGCTGATTGTTGCCGAACGCGGCAAACCTTGCGACAGCCAGCCTGACCAGGGTGTTTGTCAGCGGCTTGCCGCCCGGATCAGTCACTCTTCCGCAGAGGTCAACGGTCTGGGAAAAAGACATTACCGCAAGTAAAGCGATTGCCAGAAAACATGTTGATGTTCTTTTCATCGTTCTCCCCCTTTTTGTTCGGTAAAAAATGACGGTCTATTG is a window encoding:
- a CDS encoding carboxypeptidase-like regulatory domain-containing protein, whose translation is MKRTSTCFLAIALLAVMSFSQTVDLCGRVTDPGGKPLTNTLVRLAVARFAAFGNNQPYYTTTDANGQYHLGTGTACNVSTIVPSLVIRGDAFSKPEYVSGKVLFSVPQDKAWVKMSLYDLAGRFVKDLMNSPQSKGNYSTSINMTGISSQFYLLHVSINGVASVILLQPLSRSSGGTVAQKAPEFQTKLEKLAAVVDTLHATEPGYTLG